From Cervus canadensis isolate Bull #8, Minnesota chromosome 28, ASM1932006v1, whole genome shotgun sequence, one genomic window encodes:
- the GCNT2 gene encoding N-acetyllactosaminide beta-1,6-N-acetylglucosaminyl-transferase isoform X7 — protein sequence MPSPMRSLFIVSVSCVIVFIVFCVFNFGGEQGFQKLNNSDTWMLTQVCTSLIKDKTALLWRNKLMMYEKSSCKASVTQSHYITEPLSKEEAEFPLAYIMVIHHNFDTFARLFRAVYMPQNVYCVHVDEKATVEFKDSVEQLLSCFPNAFLASKMEPVVYGGISRLQADLNCIKDLAASEVPWKYALNTCGQDFPLKTNREIVQYLKGFKGKNITPGVLPPAHAIGRTKYVHREHLGKELSYVVRTTALKPPPPHNLTIYFGSAYVALSREFTNFVLHDPRALDLLQWSKDTFSPDEHYWVTLNRIPEGTILRTT from the exons ATGCCTTCGCCGATGCGTTCCCTCTTCATCGTTTCTGTCTCTTGTGTCATCGTTTTCATCGTGTTTTGCGTGTTCAACTTTGGGGGAGAGCAAGGCTTCCAGAAGCTAAATAACTCAGACACTTGGATGCTGACTCAAGTTTGCACATCCCTTATCAAAGACAAAACAGCATTACTCTGGAGAAACAAACTGATGATGTATGAGAAGTCTTCCTGCAAGGCATCCGTGACCCAAAGCCACTACATCACGGAGCCCTTATCCAAGGAAGAAGCCGAGTTTCCTTTGGCATATATCATGGTCATCCATCACAACTTCGACACCTTTGCAAGGCTCTTCAGGGCTGTTTACATGCCTCAGAACGTCTACTGTGTACATGTGGATGAGAAAGCGACAGTTGAGTTTAAAGACTCAGTGGAGCAGTTACTGAGCTGCTTCCCAAATGCTTTTCTGGCTTCCAAGATGGAGCCCGTGGTCTATGGTGGGATTTCCAGGCTCCAGGCTGACCTGAACTGCATCAAAGATCTTGCAGCCTCGGAGGTTCCGTGGAAATACGCCCTCAACACCTGTGGGCAAGATTTCCCCCTGAAAACCAACAGGGAGATCGTTCAGTATCTGAAGggatttaaagggaaaaacatCACCCCTGGGGTGCTGCCCCCAGCTCATGCAATTGGGCGGACTAAGTATGTTCACCGGGAGCACCTAGGCAAAGAGCTTTCCTATGTGGTAAGGACCACAGCCTTGAAGCCGCCTCCTCCCCACAATCTCACCATCTACTTTGGCTCTGCCTATGTGGCTCTGTCCAGAGAGTTTACCAACTTTGTCCTCCACGACCCACGGGCCCTTGACTTGCTCCAGTGGTCCAAAGACACCTTCAGTCCGGATGAACATTACTGGGTGACGCTCAATAGGATTCCAG agggCACAATACTCAGAACCACATAA